A window from Nitrospira sp. ND1 encodes these proteins:
- the rsfS gene encoding ribosome silencing factor — MASAILDKKATDVLILHIATLTSVADYLVIGSGESERQARAMADHVSDVLTAQGHRPLSTEGASSAKWVVMDFGDVIVHIFQKDIREHYALERLWGDAGQVRLPEERAVKAAPPTRTATRPARTRKRV, encoded by the coding sequence GTGGCAAGCGCCATCCTGGACAAAAAAGCCACCGATGTTCTCATCCTGCATATCGCCACACTGACCTCCGTCGCCGACTATCTGGTCATCGGTTCCGGGGAATCGGAGCGTCAAGCGCGGGCAATGGCGGACCACGTGAGCGACGTGCTCACGGCGCAAGGTCACCGGCCGCTCAGCACTGAAGGTGCATCGTCAGCCAAGTGGGTCGTCATGGACTTTGGTGACGTGATCGTCCACATTTTCCAAAAGGATATTCGCGAACACTACGCCCTCGAACGACTGTGGGGCGACGCGGGACAAGTTCGATTGCCGGAAGAGCGGGCCGTGAAAGCCGCTCCCCCGACACGAACCGCCACACGTCCGGCGCGCACCCGGAAACGGGTCTAG
- the bioB gene encoding biotin synthase BioB: protein MTDFTILADKALRDEILTHEESLAVLQTPDSRLLELLQAAFTVRERYFGKTVRLQMLLNAKSGACQEDCGYCSQSAISKAPIERYGLLTQDQMVTGARRAAAAKAQRYCIVISGRSPIDRDIADIASAVRSIKQEVPIQICCSLGLLNERQAKDLKAAGVDRINHNLNTSEAYHPEICTTHTFQDRLATIRHARTAGLEICSGGIVGMGESDEDLIDLALALREVKPDSIPINTLHPASGTPMEHCAPLTPQRCLKALCLFRLLHPRTEIRIAGGREHNLRSLQPLALYPADSVFVNGYLTTPGQPAAEVWRMIEDLGFEIQVDAVPTKQGIPASEPVAGLHS, encoded by the coding sequence ATGACTGACTTCACGATCCTGGCCGACAAGGCCTTGCGGGACGAAATACTCACCCACGAGGAATCCCTCGCCGTATTGCAGACACCGGACTCCCGACTGCTGGAACTCTTGCAGGCGGCGTTCACCGTCCGTGAACGCTACTTCGGCAAGACGGTTCGCCTGCAAATGCTCTTGAACGCCAAGAGCGGCGCTTGCCAGGAAGACTGCGGCTACTGTTCGCAATCGGCCATCTCCAAAGCACCGATCGAACGCTACGGACTGCTCACCCAAGACCAGATGGTCACCGGCGCCCGCCGCGCGGCGGCTGCAAAAGCCCAGCGATATTGTATCGTCATCAGCGGACGCAGCCCGATCGATCGGGACATTGCCGATATCGCCTCCGCCGTTCGCTCCATCAAGCAGGAAGTTCCGATTCAGATTTGTTGCTCGCTGGGGCTCCTCAATGAACGCCAGGCGAAAGACCTGAAAGCCGCCGGGGTGGACCGAATCAATCACAACCTGAACACGAGCGAAGCCTATCACCCCGAGATCTGCACGACACACACCTTTCAGGACCGGCTGGCCACCATCCGGCACGCTCGGACGGCCGGACTCGAAATCTGTTCCGGTGGTATCGTTGGAATGGGAGAGAGCGATGAAGACCTGATCGATCTCGCCCTGGCCCTCCGTGAGGTCAAACCGGACTCGATTCCCATCAACACGCTTCACCCGGCATCCGGTACTCCAATGGAGCATTGCGCCCCCCTGACGCCGCAACGATGCCTGAAGGCCCTGTGCCTCTTCCGGCTCCTGCACCCGCGAACGGAGATCCGTATCGCCGGGGGCCGTGAACACAACCTGCGCAGCTTGCAACCGCTCGCGCTCTATCCGGCGGATTCAGTGTTTGTAAACGGATACCTCACCACGCCGGGTCAACCGGCGGCAGAGGTGTGGCGAATGATCGAAGACCTGGGTTTCGAGATCCAGGTGGACGCAGTGCCGACCAAGCAGGGAATTCCTGCGTCAGAGCCAGTCGCGGGCCTTCATTCGTAA
- the nadD gene encoding nicotinate-nucleotide adenylyltransferase, producing the protein MRLGLLGGSFNPIHRCHLSIARSARQLLQLDRVLFIPTGDPPHKQPGTLAAASHRHRMVQLAIQDTPEFALTDIEIQRSGKSYSIDTVRAIQQEYGPDTVLFFIIGLDAFLDLPSWKEADTLLKSCHFVVISRPSTSFQAMAAIPLFRDVPQTTLTALDEVRQERADVAITNGQALTFLRLPPCDVSASEIRARLRSGASLANLLPTPVESYILREELYREDSERL; encoded by the coding sequence ATGCGCCTGGGACTCTTGGGGGGCAGTTTTAATCCGATCCACCGGTGCCACCTCTCAATTGCCCGATCTGCCCGACAGCTCCTGCAACTGGATCGCGTCCTGTTCATCCCGACCGGTGATCCCCCGCACAAACAACCAGGCACGCTGGCCGCAGCCTCGCACCGGCACCGCATGGTCCAGCTCGCCATCCAGGACACTCCAGAGTTCGCTCTCACGGACATTGAAATCCAACGTTCCGGCAAATCCTATTCCATCGACACGGTCCGCGCGATCCAGCAGGAATACGGCCCCGACACCGTCCTCTTTTTCATTATCGGACTGGATGCGTTTCTGGATCTGCCCTCCTGGAAAGAAGCGGACACCCTCCTGAAGAGCTGTCACTTCGTCGTCATTTCAAGACCGTCCACGAGCTTTCAGGCGATGGCCGCAATCCCGCTCTTCCGGGACGTGCCGCAAACCACCCTAACCGCGCTGGACGAAGTGCGACAAGAACGCGCGGACGTGGCCATCACAAACGGGCAGGCTCTGACATTCCTGCGGTTGCCCCCCTGCGACGTGTCCGCCTCGGAGATCAGGGCACGGCTGCGCAGCGGCGCCTCTCTGGCAAATCTGTTGCCCACCCCTGTCGAATCCTATATACTTCGCGAGGAGTTATACAGGGAGGACAGTGAGCGTCTCTGA
- the proB gene encoding glutamate 5-kinase codes for MRDELLRQAKRVVIKIGSSLIASRETGLSAERIERLAGEIAEVRAQGREVLVVSSGAVVSGIKKLGLREYPKSLPLKQAAAAVGQSLLMWAYEKAFERLTLRVAQVLLTHEDLADRRRFLNARHTLTTLIKFGVIPIINENDTVAVEEIRVGDNDTLAAQVAHLVDADLLIILSDVDGLFTVDPRKDPTAALIPLIPEITEDIEQRAGMSSTFEGTGGMATKVRAAKKVGEYGVATLILNGTQTRLLPNVLSGQPGGSLFLARERRMNSRKHWIAFTLRPRGHVQLDQGAVEALVRNGKSLLASGILDITGHFDAGDPVTCAGPDGKECAKGLVNFSSEILTRIKGLKTADIQKIPGLQEYEEVIHRDNLVIL; via the coding sequence GTGCGAGACGAACTCCTAAGACAAGCCAAACGCGTCGTCATCAAGATCGGGAGCAGCCTGATCGCCTCGCGCGAAACCGGCCTGAGCGCCGAGCGGATCGAGCGCCTTGCCGGCGAAATCGCCGAGGTGCGGGCACAGGGGCGCGAGGTACTGGTCGTCTCATCCGGCGCGGTCGTATCCGGCATCAAAAAACTCGGGTTGCGCGAATACCCGAAAAGCCTGCCGCTCAAACAGGCTGCTGCTGCCGTCGGCCAAAGCCTCCTCATGTGGGCCTACGAAAAGGCCTTTGAGCGCCTCACGCTCCGCGTCGCACAGGTGCTTCTCACGCACGAAGACCTCGCCGATCGGCGACGCTTTCTCAACGCCCGGCACACCCTCACCACCTTGATCAAGTTCGGGGTGATTCCGATCATCAACGAAAACGATACCGTCGCGGTCGAGGAAATCCGCGTGGGGGATAACGATACTCTTGCGGCGCAAGTCGCCCACCTCGTCGATGCGGATTTACTGATCATCCTCTCGGACGTCGACGGGCTCTTTACCGTGGACCCCCGCAAGGACCCGACGGCCGCCTTGATTCCACTGATCCCCGAGATTACGGAAGACATCGAACAGCGGGCCGGCATGTCGTCCACCTTCGAAGGCACAGGCGGCATGGCCACCAAAGTACGCGCTGCCAAGAAGGTGGGGGAATACGGCGTCGCCACCCTGATTCTAAATGGCACCCAGACAAGACTCCTTCCGAACGTGCTTTCCGGGCAACCCGGCGGCAGCCTGTTTCTCGCCCGGGAACGACGCATGAACAGTCGCAAACACTGGATTGCGTTTACCCTGCGCCCCCGCGGCCATGTGCAGCTGGACCAGGGGGCCGTCGAGGCACTGGTACGAAACGGCAAAAGCCTCCTGGCATCGGGCATCCTCGATATTACCGGCCATTTCGACGCCGGCGATCCGGTGACCTGCGCCGGTCCTGACGGGAAAGAATGTGCTAAGGGCCTCGTCAATTTCTCCTCAGAGATCCTGACGCGAATCAAGGGGCTCAAGACGGCTGACATCCAAAAAATCCCCGGTCTTCAGGAGTATGAAGAGGTCATTCACCGCGACAACCTGGTGATCCTTTAG
- a CDS encoding tetratricopeptide repeat protein encodes MFRLLSTIFLVSVGIFLYSYFRELNPGTITVRTSPDALFELSPVSLVLFSMALGATLVALIVTIKETSHVFMNWRTNRLVRRKEKVDALHRDGTHAFMSKRTADAVNLFERALVIDPNRTDSLLWLGNIYRSESNFTEAIRLHQQAHRIEERNVEVLLELAKDLEGARRYEDALQTLQNILRIEPDNLMALIRKRDLQIRLEKWSDALEIQHRLVKANLPESERRAESNLLLGCMYEVGRQLLERGHPDKARRYFRGAIKKDRTFLPAYIGIGEILVREGKTKNAVEILKKIYAKTRSIIILHRLEELFLELGEPDEIIRVYQEALQQDPHNAVIQFYLGKLYYRLEMVDEAYDVLATLDGTQEQLVDYHKIMANLYLRKQHMDEAVGELKKALGFKKRVVVPYQCTQCHHELAEWSGRCRRCGRWNTYVALPWRDANQPDTDQDGQASRIPNVPYQGIASPFETV; translated from the coding sequence ATGTTTCGGCTCCTCTCCACGATCTTCCTCGTCAGCGTCGGCATTTTTCTCTACAGCTATTTTCGCGAACTCAACCCCGGTACGATTACGGTTCGGACCAGCCCGGACGCGCTGTTCGAACTGAGCCCCGTCTCATTAGTCCTGTTCTCGATGGCCCTGGGCGCTACATTGGTGGCTCTCATCGTCACGATCAAAGAAACCTCCCATGTATTCATGAATTGGCGGACCAATCGACTCGTCCGCCGCAAAGAGAAGGTCGATGCCCTGCATCGGGATGGAACCCACGCCTTCATGTCCAAACGGACGGCCGATGCCGTGAACCTGTTTGAACGTGCGCTGGTGATCGATCCGAATCGAACGGATTCGCTGCTCTGGCTGGGGAACATTTACCGCTCCGAGAGCAACTTCACGGAAGCCATCCGCCTCCACCAGCAGGCCCACCGCATCGAAGAACGCAATGTGGAAGTCCTGCTCGAATTGGCCAAGGACCTGGAAGGCGCCCGACGATACGAGGACGCGCTCCAAACGCTTCAGAACATTCTCCGCATCGAGCCGGATAACCTAATGGCGTTGATCCGCAAACGTGATCTGCAAATCCGGCTGGAGAAATGGAGCGATGCGCTCGAAATTCAACACCGGCTGGTCAAAGCGAACCTCCCGGAAAGCGAACGGCGCGCCGAATCGAATCTGCTCCTCGGCTGTATGTATGAAGTCGGACGGCAACTCCTGGAACGCGGACACCCGGACAAAGCCCGTCGCTACTTCCGCGGCGCGATCAAGAAAGATCGGACGTTCCTACCGGCCTACATCGGTATCGGTGAGATTTTAGTCCGTGAAGGAAAAACCAAAAACGCGGTCGAAATTCTCAAGAAGATCTATGCCAAGACTCGCAGCATCATCATCCTGCACCGGCTGGAAGAACTCTTTTTGGAGCTGGGCGAGCCGGACGAGATCATCCGTGTCTACCAGGAGGCGCTCCAGCAGGACCCTCACAATGCCGTGATCCAGTTTTATCTCGGGAAACTCTACTATCGACTCGAAATGGTCGATGAGGCCTATGACGTGCTCGCAACACTCGATGGGACACAGGAACAACTCGTCGACTACCATAAGATCATGGCCAACCTGTACCTGCGTAAGCAGCATATGGACGAGGCCGTAGGAGAGCTCAAGAAGGCCTTGGGCTTCAAGAAACGGGTCGTGGTACCCTACCAATGCACCCAGTGCCACCATGAACTGGCCGAATGGTCAGGCCGTTGCCGGCGATGCGGACGATGGAACACCTACGTCGCCCTTCCCTGGCGGGACGCGAACCAGCCCGATACCGACCAGGACGGCCAGGCTTCGCGCATCCCGAACGTCCCTTATCAAGGCATTGCATCTCCATTTGAAACCGTGTAG